In a genomic window of Thermoprotei archaeon:
- the dacB gene encoding D-alanyl-D-alanine carboxypeptidase/D-alanyl-D-alanine-endopeptidase produces MYNEILDILNSKILYDSDVGFIVERTNGDVIFQYNADELLIPASNMKILTGLAGLLYLGPDFKFRTKFLIERSDDDRVLNMYIIGSGDPTLVDYETFAIWNKLAITYGSESIIDGSLFNDIKKVLGDIIIDDHLFDNESYNRTWDFNDITQPYAAQVSAFTINRNTTLLKIKSDDITVNIEEIPNIGYLRIFNLLKISNTEEIKVERNINTNDVYLRGTILPNTLKYYNIAVHDPTLYGGHILKYIAHKSGVVVRGKVRKGRSPKQNSGMIVKSIESQTLSIIVRDMMKFSINLYADNIAKLIGAKLFNDGSWRSWKIVVHNMLKELKISSDNIIVMDGSGISHKNRLSPRIIAEILRKIHTELPENIRESFINSLPILGVDGTLKERMKGTPAEGRVKAKTGTLHNVSSLSGYVKTLNNETLIFSFIANNITSPEKVKALEDQILNILVKIK; encoded by the coding sequence GTGTACAATGAGATTTTGGATATTTTAAATAGTAAGATATTGTACGATAGTGATGTAGGGTTTATTGTAGAACGTACAAATGGTGATGTGATATTTCAGTATAATGCTGATGAGTTATTAATACCTGCATCTAATATGAAAATCTTAACAGGATTAGCTGGATTGCTTTATTTAGGTCCTGATTTTAAATTCAGGACAAAGTTTCTTATAGAGAGGTCTGATGACGATAGGGTTCTGAACATGTATATAATAGGTTCTGGGGATCCTACTCTTGTTGATTATGAAACATTTGCAATATGGAATAAATTAGCGATTACTTATGGATCTGAAAGTATTATTGATGGTTCATTATTTAATGATATTAAAAAAGTGTTAGGTGATATAATTATTGATGACCATTTGTTTGATAATGAGAGTTATAATAGAACATGGGATTTCAATGATATAACCCAACCCTACGCTGCCCAAGTTTCTGCATTCACTATTAATAGAAACACAACATTATTGAAAATTAAGTCTGATGATATTACAGTAAACATTGAAGAAATACCTAACATAGGATATTTACGTATTTTTAATCTATTAAAAATTTCCAATACAGAGGAAATAAAAGTAGAGCGAAATATTAACACTAATGATGTTTATCTAAGAGGTACTATATTACCTAACACGCTAAAATACTATAACATCGCAGTTCATGATCCAACACTTTATGGGGGTCATATTCTAAAGTACATAGCTCACAAAAGTGGAGTAGTCGTACGTGGAAAAGTGCGAAAAGGTCGTAGTCCCAAACAAAATTCTGGCATGATAGTTAAAAGTATAGAATCGCAGACACTATCTATCATAGTAAGAGACATGATGAAATTTAGCATAAATTTATATGCTGATAATATAGCTAAGCTTATTGGTGCAAAACTTTTTAACGATGGTTCATGGAGATCTTGGAAAATTGTTGTACATAATATGCTAAAAGAGTTGAAAATTTCTTCTGATAACATAATTGTCATGGATGGCTCTGGCATATCACACAAAAATCGTCTTTCGCCAAGGATTATTGCAGAAATTCTTAGGAAAATCCATACAGAGCTCCCAGAAAATATTAGAGAATCATTTATTAATTCACTTCCAATATTAGGTGTAGATGGTACACTTAAGGAACGTATGAAAGGCACCCCAGCAGAAGGAAGAGTAAAAGCAAAAACTGGTACACTTCATAATGTAAGTTCGTTATCAGGTTATGTAAAAACATTAAATAACGAAACATTAATTTTTTCATTCATAGCAAACAACATAACTTCCCCAGAAAAAGTAAAGGCATTAGAAGATCAGATTCTTAACATTCTAGTTAAAATAAAGTAG
- a CDS encoding prenyltransferase has product MPSSFNSFWKLIINVIYIARPWSFLMTIASVTIGVTYVYYEFNIFNLAIYLITLIGAISLHAYTNVINDYFDTLYGVDKPGAPTTRYRPHPIISGIFKPHHILRISIAYLFIAALTGLSLYFLGRPLILFLGLIGALISLEYTGPPLKYKYKGLGELAVFIVWGPLMFLGSNYAQTGLILFKPVLISFPIGLLVAAVLLIDEIRDYEYDKFSNIKTLPIIIGQQNALKLYYILTTLPFILVTSFVIINILKVSSLIIFLTLPKLIDLIKHFSKQIPDVAAPQTSKFTLFFATFYTIGIILSKIFI; this is encoded by the coding sequence ATGCCAAGCTCTTTTAATAGTTTTTGGAAGCTCATTATCAATGTAATATACATAGCTAGACCTTGGAGTTTCTTAATGACTATTGCATCAGTAACAATAGGAGTTACTTATGTTTACTATGAATTTAACATCTTTAATCTAGCTATTTATCTAATTACCTTAATAGGTGCTATTTCATTGCATGCTTATACAAATGTGATAAACGATTATTTTGATACACTTTACGGTGTAGATAAACCTGGTGCTCCAACTACTAGGTACAGGCCACATCCCATAATATCAGGTATTTTCAAACCACATCATATTCTTAGAATATCAATAGCATACCTTTTCATAGCAGCATTGACAGGGCTTTCTTTATACTTTTTAGGAAGACCATTGATCTTATTTTTAGGCTTAATTGGTGCATTAATATCATTAGAGTATACTGGACCGCCATTAAAATACAAATACAAGGGATTGGGAGAACTGGCCGTCTTCATAGTATGGGGACCATTAATGTTTTTAGGTTCCAATTACGCACAAACAGGACTAATTCTTTTTAAACCAGTCTTAATCTCATTCCCGATAGGACTGCTCGTAGCAGCTGTATTGCTAATCGATGAAATAAGAGATTACGAATATGATAAATTTTCAAATATAAAGACATTACCAATCATTATAGGACAACAGAATGCATTGAAATTATACTACATATTAACAACATTACCATTTATTTTAGTTACATCGTTCGTTATTATTAATATTTTGAAAGTGTCATCACTTATAATTTTTTTGACGCTTCCAAAACTAATAGATCTCATAAAACATTTTTCAAAACAAATTCCGGATGTCGCCGCTCCACAAACATCAAAATTTACTTTATTCTTCGCTACTTTCTACACAATCGGAATAATTCTTAGTAAGATATTCATCTAA
- a CDS encoding radical SAM protein: protein MSSINTIKSFEGIVDNPLGKHLLRYLTGYCSKDHENRLEVALELYLGIRKNACFSCRSASKIVSYIVRKGAKSFGVSEDQLRNTMKDSYWRRGLISVLKGIAFFGVRKPFVPGAPFQIVWNITRACNMNCLHCYENAGVKGNDELTSEQIHQGIDILADAGVTILAFSGGEPTIHPNIVEFISHAYERGMYVAIATNGYVLANKHIVRKLKNAGLGYVQISLDGLNPTTHDSFRRVSGAWEHAVQAIKNSVEEGLFVEVATTVTKYNINEIPEMIKFVSNLKANWFMLYNFVPTGRGREIIESDLSPRERFDLLKLAYSETNNSLQVLSTAPQYAAVAQMFNKNGKNIIPTHFYNPEYNDLTIRQLAEFIGGCGAGRFYLSIEPNGDIYPCVFFPHTDEVKIGNLLKDDFEKLWREHELLWKLRNKDVLEGFCGKCPFRYTCGGCRARAYNYFGNVLAPDPGCIFNSKEWNKLRSELVVKYHAMETSAGNILIKINDEL, encoded by the coding sequence ATGTCCTCTATTAATACTATAAAATCATTTGAGGGTATTGTAGATAATCCGTTAGGTAAGCACTTATTAAGATATTTAACCGGTTATTGTAGTAAAGATCATGAGAATCGGTTAGAAGTTGCTCTTGAACTTTACTTAGGAATTAGAAAAAATGCGTGTTTTTCTTGTCGATCTGCTTCCAAGATTGTTAGTTATATTGTTAGAAAGGGGGCAAAAAGTTTTGGTGTTAGTGAGGATCAGTTAAGAAATACTATGAAAGATTCATATTGGAGAAGAGGCCTTATTAGCGTGCTTAAAGGAATAGCATTTTTTGGTGTTCGTAAACCGTTTGTACCAGGTGCTCCGTTTCAAATTGTGTGGAATATAACTAGAGCATGTAATATGAATTGTTTGCATTGTTATGAGAACGCTGGTGTAAAGGGCAATGATGAGCTTACTTCCGAGCAAATTCATCAGGGAATAGACATTCTTGCTGATGCTGGTGTAACTATCTTGGCATTCTCTGGAGGTGAACCAACTATACATCCTAACATAGTAGAATTTATTAGTCATGCTTATGAGAGAGGAATGTACGTAGCTATTGCTACTAATGGCTATGTTCTAGCGAACAAACATATTGTAAGAAAATTAAAAAATGCAGGTTTAGGATATGTACAGATCAGTCTAGATGGTCTAAACCCAACTACTCACGATTCATTTAGAAGAGTGAGTGGCGCTTGGGAGCATGCTGTCCAAGCAATAAAAAATAGTGTGGAAGAAGGTTTGTTCGTTGAAGTGGCTACCACAGTTACGAAATACAATATTAACGAAATACCTGAAATGATTAAATTTGTTAGTAATCTTAAAGCTAATTGGTTTATGCTATATAACTTTGTTCCTACAGGACGTGGAAGAGAAATCATAGAAAGTGATCTTTCGCCGAGAGAACGTTTTGATCTCTTAAAATTAGCTTATTCAGAGACAAATAATAGTTTGCAGGTACTTTCTACAGCTCCTCAATATGCTGCTGTTGCACAGATGTTTAACAAAAATGGTAAGAACATTATACCGACTCATTTTTATAATCCTGAATATAATGATTTAACAATACGTCAATTGGCAGAATTTATTGGTGGTTGTGGTGCTGGAAGGTTTTATTTATCGATTGAACCAAATGGTGATATATACCCATGCGTATTCTTCCCACATACAGATGAGGTAAAAATTGGTAACTTATTAAAAGATGATTTTGAAAAACTTTGGAGAGAACATGAATTATTATGGAAATTACGGAATAAAGATGTTTTAGAAGGATTCTGTGGCAAGTGTCCATTTAGATATACATGCGGTGGATGTCGAGCTCGTGCATATAACTATTTTGGTAACGTATTAGCACCTGATCCGGGTTGCATTTTTAATTCTAAAGAATGGAACAAATTAAGATCTGAATTGGTCGTTAAATATCATGCGATGGAAACTTCAGCGGGTAATATTCTCATAAAAATAAATGATGAACTATGA
- a CDS encoding zinc-binding dehydrogenase: MKAIIIRRHGGPEVLELGNVEDPVPNRGEALVSILYTSVNRIDTLVRNGYPGVFIKFPHILGSDVVGCVEKIGDDVTNVSVGDIVIVNPVIGCGYCRACLRGLENMCPKWRMIGFQVDGSYAEYIKVPARSLIRVESNLDLEKLGTVPLALLTSWRSLVTLGSIKRDDVVFIWGGSGGVGTFSIQIAKFFGARVITVTGKGWKIQKIKALGADLVLNYNSNDLVNKVKEFTNYDGVDIVIDSIGSTLSRSLDLDIVKVGGKIITFGVRDSDLLPINWRKIYLKHIEIIGTHTGNIWELMDALQLIKKGYIQPIVHKTFNLEEIAEAHRLLENGEVFGKIAIKVD, translated from the coding sequence ATGAAAGCCATCATTATCAGACGTCATGGTGGGCCCGAAGTTCTTGAATTAGGAAACGTTGAAGACCCAGTTCCAAACAGAGGTGAAGCTCTTGTGAGTATTTTGTATACTTCTGTGAATAGGATTGATACGCTCGTTAGGAATGGTTATCCTGGTGTTTTTATAAAATTTCCACATATACTTGGTAGTGATGTAGTTGGGTGTGTTGAGAAGATTGGTGATGATGTTACTAATGTGTCTGTGGGTGATATTGTAATTGTTAATCCTGTGATCGGTTGTGGTTATTGCAGAGCATGTTTAAGGGGGTTAGAGAATATGTGTCCTAAATGGAGAATGATAGGATTTCAGGTTGATGGTAGTTATGCAGAATACATAAAAGTTCCAGCCAGATCTTTAATACGAGTCGAGTCTAATTTAGATCTTGAGAAGTTAGGAACCGTACCTCTGGCGCTGCTAACTAGTTGGAGATCATTGGTTACACTAGGAAGTATTAAGCGTGATGATGTAGTATTTATTTGGGGTGGTAGTGGTGGTGTTGGAACGTTTTCTATTCAAATAGCAAAGTTTTTTGGTGCACGTGTTATAACAGTCACAGGTAAAGGGTGGAAGATTCAAAAAATAAAGGCATTGGGGGCTGATCTTGTGCTTAATTATAATTCGAATGATTTAGTTAATAAAGTTAAGGAATTCACAAACTATGATGGCGTTGATATAGTTATAGATTCAATAGGCTCCACATTATCAAGATCACTAGATTTAGATATTGTCAAAGTAGGAGGTAAGATAATTACTTTTGGTGTTAGGGATTCCGATTTACTACCAATTAATTGGAGAAAGATTTATTTAAAACACATTGAAATTATCGGCACACATACTGGAAATATATGGGAACTCATGGACGCTCTTCAATTAATAAAAAAGGGATACATACAGCCCATAGTACATAAAACCTTTAATCTAGAAGAAATAGCTGAAGCCCATCGACTTCTGGAAAACGGTGAGGTTTTCGGAAAAATAGCGATAAAGGTGGATTAA
- a CDS encoding helix-turn-helix domain-containing protein, which produces MEEELLRPKDVAKIFNISVKTLWEWQRKGIIRAVKLPTGKLRYPRSEVERLWRQLKAIEFQ; this is translated from the coding sequence ATGGAAGAAGAACTACTTAGACCAAAGGATGTTGCAAAGATATTCAACATCTCAGTTAAGACTCTCTGGGAGTGGCAAAGGAAAGGCATTATTAGAGCAGTTAAACTTCCAACTGGCAAGCTCCGCTACCCGAGGAGCGAGGTTGAGAGATTATGGAGGCAATTAAAAGCTATAGAATTCCAGTAG
- a CDS encoding CPBP family intramembrane glutamic endopeptidase encodes MDQKNILRMLLFVIPLAAWPLVFVVLKNIFLYSMGLSTTFLGLVTILFFKNDLMHLLINGQDQKSKLKSIFAGVVSSFVLYIIFLLGGKVSYYLGFENLVLSIYSMILDTNRITLSAVLVIIGMMEEIYWRGFIQGIFINNVEYPWILSSIYYSMIHIVTFNYVLVIAALIVGLITGYIAYRFGIIPSIIAHIIWLELIIIIFPVLP; translated from the coding sequence ATGGATCAAAAGAATATTTTGCGCATGCTATTGTTTGTTATTCCTTTAGCTGCATGGCCACTAGTTTTCGTAGTTCTAAAAAATATCTTCTTATATTCAATGGGCTTGTCAACAACATTTCTTGGATTAGTGACTATATTATTCTTTAAGAACGATTTAATGCATCTTTTAATTAACGGGCAAGATCAAAAATCTAAATTAAAATCCATCTTCGCTGGTGTAGTATCATCTTTTGTCCTCTATATAATTTTCTTATTGGGTGGTAAGGTTAGTTACTATCTTGGTTTTGAAAATTTAGTCTTAAGCATATATAGCATGATTTTGGATACAAATAGAATAACTTTGAGCGCTGTATTAGTGATAATAGGCATGATGGAAGAGATTTATTGGAGAGGATTTATTCAAGGTATATTCATCAACAACGTAGAATATCCTTGGATTCTATCATCAATATATTACTCAATGATACACATAGTCACTTTTAACTATGTACTGGTTATAGCAGCATTAATAGTAGGACTAATCACAGGGTACATAGCTTATCGATTTGGTATCATACCATCAATAATTGCGCATATCATTTGGTTAGAACTGATTATCATCATTTTTCCTGTCTTACCATAG
- a CDS encoding TetR/AcrR family transcriptional regulator, which translates to MRNSNNEKKKLIIMSARQIFADKGFDLATVDEIMEKAKLSKGTFYTYFSSKEQLIKEIAISVSPVEVLNSVIEKEYNNVKEMLNDLALKYILKYSNLTERKLFLYSIGIANRYNEIKEIFKKIYHMNYIKLKEKIQNLTGKMVDEIYLKIFLGSLFYYVISMNFAERIEQPYEYVQKIVDLLLSSMIV; encoded by the coding sequence ATGAGGAATAGTAATAATGAGAAAAAGAAATTAATTATTATGTCCGCGCGTCAAATATTCGCTGATAAAGGGTTTGACCTAGCTACAGTAGATGAAATAATGGAAAAAGCTAAACTTTCTAAAGGCACATTTTATACATATTTTTCAAGCAAAGAGCAACTAATTAAAGAGATTGCTATTAGCGTCTCACCAGTTGAAGTACTAAATAGTGTAATAGAAAAAGAGTATAACAATGTTAAAGAAATGCTTAATGATTTGGCATTAAAATATATTTTAAAATATAGCAATCTTACTGAAAGAAAACTTTTTCTCTATTCCATAGGAATAGCAAATAGATATAATGAAATTAAAGAAATTTTCAAAAAAATTTACCACATGAACTATATCAAATTAAAAGAAAAAATACAGAACTTAACCGGAAAAATGGTTGATGAAATTTATTTAAAAATATTTCTCGGAAGTTTATTTTATTATGTTATTTCCATGAATTTTGCTGAGCGTATAGAGCAGCCTTATGAATATGTACAGAAGATTGTAGATCTCTTATTAAGCTCGATGATTGTATAA
- a CDS encoding metallophosphoesterase, which produces MKASAWIIILMILNLMFITQVPVHEQTLLPPNRAIVFPTPLSPAVALIGSTFNVTVNAPQNALNWTAQGYGIKLVNNTLISLNTIFYVISTYYNSSSGLWTLSLNVPNTAMPGLYTLQIIFHLGTSVLKYVQEKSVWLLDKWPDKLRIAHFTDVHIGVPEAIGLFTTGIISAQMFNSTVAFITGDDSDTAADWQELTFRQISLFAPTLPIFAIPGNHDAKTAAYDNYVGPRQYFTNIGKFLVIGIDTGENGVTSYNTLQWMQQVLTLHGSNKVKILLMHHPLFSTGVQGYLSTSLSNISTSMLYYSWAANPDIAKALLKTIEDFNITLILAGHVHTDRIVVINSTVTKSLHWFITTTTTGEGRPEYNGFRIIDIDQEGRVTVPFMPPWGKIEQYPNSIPIDKTWAQGYLDAKLVYGNEAVTVNITNTLPYVNLNSIIILNSNSSVPLSNYKMYTNSYGSHASATLLSSISIAGLNYYAIKMSIPSKSGIRITLAPYEDTDVPTGKIVYTLPLQPEPNSPTSVYIQASDTGWGILRVYAEYSYQNKKNIIESIYEQPYYKIRLPGFPPGTVVNITINIIDAADHTATLILPINFSITLTTTTTTTTIVTTTTTPTTTTTTTTKTLTTTSPVSVINPLTIMIIAVVIGIILFVIIVRRK; this is translated from the coding sequence TTGAAAGCATCTGCATGGATCATTATATTAATGATCTTAAATTTAATGTTTATAACACAAGTACCTGTTCATGAGCAAACATTATTACCTCCGAACAGAGCAATAGTATTTCCAACACCACTATCACCTGCAGTTGCTTTAATTGGATCCACATTTAATGTCACGGTAAACGCTCCTCAAAATGCATTGAATTGGACGGCACAAGGATATGGCATTAAACTGGTAAATAATACGTTAATATCTTTAAATACGATATTTTACGTTATCAGTACTTATTATAATTCATCAAGTGGTTTGTGGACTTTAAGCTTAAATGTGCCTAATACTGCAATGCCTGGGCTTTATACGCTTCAGATAATCTTTCATTTAGGCACTTCTGTTCTAAAATATGTTCAAGAAAAAAGTGTGTGGCTTCTTGATAAGTGGCCTGATAAACTACGTATAGCTCACTTTACTGATGTCCATATAGGCGTCCCTGAAGCAATAGGTCTCTTTACTACTGGAATCATTAGTGCTCAAATGTTTAATTCGACTGTGGCATTCATAACTGGAGATGATAGTGATACTGCAGCTGATTGGCAAGAACTAACTTTTAGACAAATTTCATTATTCGCGCCTACATTACCGATTTTTGCGATACCTGGAAATCATGATGCTAAGACAGCGGCCTATGATAATTATGTAGGACCCCGCCAATACTTTACAAACATAGGGAAATTCCTTGTAATAGGAATAGATACAGGTGAAAATGGGGTTACATCCTACAATACACTGCAATGGATGCAACAAGTATTAACATTGCATGGTAGCAATAAAGTTAAAATACTCCTTATGCATCATCCTTTATTCAGTACTGGGGTGCAAGGTTATTTAAGTACATCATTATCAAATATTTCAACATCAATGTTATATTACAGCTGGGCTGCCAATCCCGATATTGCAAAGGCTCTTCTTAAAACCATAGAAGATTTTAACATTACATTAATCTTAGCAGGTCATGTACACACAGATAGGATTGTTGTAATAAACTCAACAGTAACAAAGTCATTGCATTGGTTTATAACCACTACAACAACAGGAGAGGGAAGACCTGAGTATAATGGTTTTAGAATAATTGATATAGACCAGGAAGGTCGAGTTACTGTACCTTTCATGCCTCCATGGGGAAAAATTGAGCAATACCCAAACAGCATTCCTATAGATAAAACATGGGCGCAAGGATATTTGGATGCGAAACTTGTATATGGTAATGAAGCAGTAACAGTTAACATTACTAATACTCTACCATATGTTAATCTGAATTCCATAATAATACTTAATTCAAATAGCAGTGTTCCATTATCAAACTACAAAATGTACACCAATTCTTATGGATCACATGCCTCAGCAACATTGTTAAGCAGTATAAGCATCGCAGGATTAAACTATTATGCAATAAAAATGAGCATTCCATCGAAAAGTGGTATAAGAATAACATTAGCACCATACGAAGATACCGATGTGCCAACAGGAAAAATAGTATACACATTACCACTTCAACCAGAACCTAATTCTCCGACATCAGTATACATACAAGCATCCGACACAGGTTGGGGCATATTAAGAGTATATGCAGAATACTCATATCAAAATAAGAAAAACATTATTGAATCAATATATGAACAACCATACTATAAGATAAGATTGCCAGGATTTCCACCTGGAACTGTTGTTAATATCACAATAAATATTATTGATGCGGCAGATCATACTGCAACATTAATTCTACCTATAAACTTCAGCATTACACTCACTACGACAACCACTACAACAACAATTGTAACTACCACAACTACACCAACTACGACTACGACAACTACCACAAAGACCTTAACAACAACCAGTCCAGTTAGTGTCATTAATCCATTAACTATTATGATAATAGCTGTTGTAATAGGAATAATATTATTTGTTATAATTGTTAGACGTAAATAA
- a CDS encoding transposase, with protein sequence MEAIKSYRIPVDVPKDLIEEYFKVKRKALDAIFSHVKISKKAHLEFDKKDRRELRDELLREWKYSKHYVDSAMNSVIGLVKGWITLYNRGRANEPPKITKRTVYIKSTLFSFRNGILKISVEPNKRYLEVDLSECSWIPKDFDKVGGLLMTESELIIVIKKEVELKAEGWASFDVNLTNVTAFIDGKIERYDFRGLYHIHRTYEVKRQRIQKLSKIKPNASKRLLEKYSKREKNRAKDFMHKLTTQVAGKLKEKNCGAILENLKGVKGRILNGSRKNNRKLSKWSARAFQLMLEYKLKWLNLPTKYVNPANSSKTCPACSGSMASYLGRIMKCEECGLAMDRDVVAVLNLQMRGIGFSPRAPDELIEGEGLSRNENNNSLCIPT encoded by the coding sequence ATGGAGGCAATTAAAAGCTATAGAATTCCAGTAGATGTTCCAAAAGATTTAATCGAAGAATACTTCAAAGTTAAGCGGAAGGCTTTAGACGCAATATTCTCACACGTTAAAATTTCTAAGAAGGCTCACCTCGAATTCGATAAGAAGGATAGGAGAGAGCTTAGGGATGAACTGCTACGGGAGTGGAAATACTCAAAGCATTACGTTGATTCAGCAATGAACTCCGTTATCGGATTGGTTAAGGGCTGGATAACCCTTTATAATAGGGGGAGGGCGAATGAGCCTCCTAAGATAACTAAGAGGACAGTCTACATTAAGAGCACGCTCTTCAGCTTCAGAAACGGCATACTGAAGATAAGCGTAGAACCGAACAAACGTTATCTTGAGGTTGACTTGAGTGAGTGTTCGTGGATTCCAAAAGACTTTGATAAAGTCGGTGGACTACTTATGACTGAAAGTGAGCTGATAATCGTGATTAAAAAGGAAGTGGAGCTGAAAGCGGAAGGTTGGGCTTCCTTCGATGTTAACTTAACGAACGTGACGGCGTTCATAGACGGGAAAATAGAGCGATATGACTTTAGGGGGCTTTACCACATTCACAGAACCTATGAGGTAAAGCGGCAGAGGATACAAAAGTTATCTAAGATTAAGCCCAATGCATCAAAGAGACTATTGGAGAAGTACTCTAAGCGTGAGAAGAATAGAGCTAAAGACTTCATGCACAAACTAACCACGCAGGTTGCGGGGAAGCTCAAGGAGAAGAACTGCGGAGCAATACTTGAAAACCTGAAAGGTGTAAAGGGGCGAATCCTCAACGGCTCAAGGAAAAATAATAGAAAGCTCTCAAAGTGGAGCGCAAGAGCATTCCAACTCATGCTCGAATACAAGCTTAAATGGCTTAACTTACCAACAAAATACGTTAACCCAGCCAACTCATCTAAAACCTGCCCAGCCTGCTCAGGAAGCATGGCTTCCTATCTGGGCAGGATAATGAAGTGCGAAGAATGCGGATTAGCAATGGATAGGGATGTTGTAGCGGTATTGAACCTTCAGATGCGGGGAATTGGGTTCTCCCCGAGAGCCCCCGATGAGCTAATCGAGGGGGAAGGGTTAAGTAGGAATGAAAATAACAATTCACTATGCATTCCTACTTAA
- a CDS encoding radical SAM protein — MTRIILINPIDRTQIVNRLGVKAPPLNLMYLAAALEKAGFYVKIIDANLYNISPNQIVRIIRGLKPDIIGLTAVTATIKTALRYVSEIKKAISNVFTVIGGPHSTFLPIETLSASKDLDAVVIGEGEETIVEIAESYEKNSPEWLSNVRGVAYRIKDHDSSKIKITPPRPFIKNLDLIPFPARHLTPFNEYKLFNKDTPIGSMITSRGCVFACNYCSSSHLMGRMFRARSPKNVVDEIEELAYKYNVDTIEFIDDIFTLNKKRALKIAEEIRSRKLDIKFVASSRVDTIDRELLIELKKAGLSTMYYGVESGSERVLELMNKRITLSQAEKAINETKSIGVSTLASFILGYPGETIDEMWATIKFSIKLDPDYVQFSILTPYPGTPIYYELKQKGLIATEDWDKYTVLDPVIEYEKLGLSKSIVSKMLREAYLRFYLRPKYLLKRITMLKVLIYTMINTYVLPILQHKNPLGWYRDLNSLHN; from the coding sequence ATGACGCGTATTATTCTTATAAATCCTATAGATAGAACTCAGATTGTTAATAGGCTTGGAGTAAAAGCACCGCCATTAAATTTAATGTATCTTGCTGCTGCGCTTGAAAAAGCTGGATTCTATGTAAAAATTATAGACGCTAATCTTTACAATATATCGCCAAATCAAATAGTAAGAATAATAAGAGGGCTTAAACCTGATATTATTGGTTTAACAGCTGTAACTGCTACTATAAAAACTGCTTTACGCTATGTATCAGAAATTAAAAAGGCTATATCAAACGTATTTACTGTAATAGGTGGTCCACACAGTACCTTTCTTCCAATAGAAACACTGAGTGCGTCAAAAGATTTAGATGCGGTAGTTATAGGCGAAGGTGAAGAAACTATTGTTGAAATAGCGGAATCTTATGAGAAAAATAGTCCAGAGTGGCTTTCTAATGTAAGAGGAGTAGCATATAGGATAAAGGATCATGATTCGAGTAAGATAAAAATCACGCCCCCACGACCTTTTATTAAAAATCTAGACCTAATACCATTTCCAGCCCGTCATTTGACACCATTCAACGAATATAAACTGTTTAATAAGGATACACCGATAGGTAGTATGATCACAAGTAGGGGCTGTGTTTTTGCATGTAATTATTGTTCGTCCTCACATTTAATGGGAAGAATGTTTCGGGCACGCAGTCCAAAAAATGTAGTCGATGAAATCGAAGAATTAGCATATAAATATAATGTTGATACAATCGAATTTATCGATGATATTTTCACTTTAAACAAGAAGCGTGCACTAAAAATTGCTGAAGAAATACGTTCTAGAAAACTTGACATAAAATTTGTTGCATCATCTAGAGTTGATACTATAGATCGTGAATTGTTAATAGAATTAAAAAAGGCTGGACTTTCAACAATGTACTACGGTGTAGAATCAGGCTCAGAGCGCGTTTTAGAGCTAATGAATAAAAGAATCACTTTATCACAAGCAGAGAAAGCTATAAATGAAACTAAAAGCATTGGTGTTAGTACGCTAGCATCATTCATATTAGGTTATCCAGGTGAAACTATTGACGAAATGTGGGCTACTATAAAATTCTCTATAAAGCTTGATCCAGATTATGTACAATTTTCTATACTTACACCATATCCTGGAACACCAATATACTATGAACTTAAACAAAAAGGATTGATTGCTACAGAAGATTGGGATAAATACACAGTATTAGACCCAGTTATAGAATATGAAAAATTAGGATTAAGCAAAAGCATAGTCTCAAAAATGCTTAGAGAGGCATACCTAAGATTTTATCTAAGACCAAAATACTTACTAAAACGAATAACAATGCTAAAGGTTTTAATATACACGATGATTAATACTTATGTTCTGCCTATTCTCCAACACAAAAATCCATTAGGTTGGTATAGGGATCTAAACTCTCTCCACAACTAA